GGATTCTCCGGCGCGAAGCGCGATCTCACCGTGCGGCTGGTCCGCATCCTTTTCCCGGGGACCGGGCTGCTGGTGCTCGGCGCGTGGTGTCTCGGGATCCTGAACAGCCATCGCAAGTTCTTCATCTCGTACGCCGCGCCGGTCGTGTGGAACGTGGCGATCATCGCCGGCCTCGTCGTCGGTGGACGCGCGCACGTGCCGCAGGACCGTCTCGTCGTGCAGGTGGCATGGTGGACGGTGGCCGGCTGCGTGCTGCAGTTCGCCGTGCAGCTGCCGGTGGCGCTGCGGGCGCTGCGCCACTTCGCGCCGTCGCTCGACACGACGTCCGCGCACGTGCGCGAGGTCGTTCGTAACTTCCTCCCCGTGTTCCTCGGGCGCGGCGCGGTGCAGATCAGCGGCTACGTGGATTTGAACTTCGCGAGCCAACTCGGCTCCGGCGCGCAGGCCGCGCTCGGCTATGCGCAGAACATCTACCTGCTGCCCGTCTCGCTGTTCGGGATGTCGATCTCCGCGGCGGAGCTGCCGGCGATGTCGGGCGCGCTCGGCACGTCCGACGAGGTGCACGCGTCGCTGCGCCGTCGGTTGATCGCGGGGCTGCGACGCATCGCGTTCTTCGTCGTTCCGTCGGCGATGGCGTTCCTCGCGCTCGGGGACGTCATCGCCGCGGTGCTGTTCCAGACCGGCGCGTTCAAGCGCGACAACAGCGTGTTCGTGTGGGCCATCCTCGCCGGCTCCGCGGTCGGGCTGCTCGCGTCCACGCTCGCGCGGCTGTACTCGTCGACGTTCTACGCGTTGAAGGACACGCGCACGCCGCTGCGCTTCGCGCTGGTGCGCATCGCGCTCACGATCGCGCTCGGCTGGCTGTTCGCGTTCCCGCTCCCGCGGCTCCTCGGGCTCGCGCCGCGCTGGGGCACGGCGGGGCTCACCGCATCCGCGGGGATCGCGGGCTGGGTGGAGTTCGTGCTGCTGCGCTCGCGGCTCAACCGCCGCATCGGCGACACCGGCGTCCCCGCGAAGCTGTCCGGCGGCCTGTGGCTCGCGGCGGCGCTCGGCGCGGCGTGCGCCTGGGGCGTGAAGCTCTATCTCGGCCTCGGCCGACCGCTCGTGAACGGCGCGATCATCCTCGCCATGTACGGCGTCGTGTACCTGCTCGCGACGTACGTGACCGACGTGCCCGAGGCGCACGACATGGTGAGCAAGGTGACGCGCCGCGTCGGGCGCCCCAAGCCCGTCGCGCCGACGCCCCCCGCGTGACCGGCACCGTGGCCGAGCCCATGGGGTATCTTTCGACATGATCTCGCCGCCCGACGACGTCGCCGCCAAGCTGCAGCACCTCCCCGATTCCCCCGGCGTCTACCTGTGGAAGGACGCCGACGGAACCGTGCTGTACGTCGGCAAGGCGAAGCGCCTCCGCTCCCGCGTGCGCAGCTACTTCGCGACCGACCACGTCGAGAGCCCGAAGACGCGTGCGCTCGTGCGCAACGTGCGCGACCTCGAGACCATCGTGGTGCCGACCGAGGCGCACGCGCTCATCCTCGAGGCGAACCTCATCAAGGAGTACAAGCCGCGGTTCAACATCGCGCTGCGTGACGACAAGTCGTATCCCTACATCAAGGTCACCGTGAACGAGCCGTTCCCGCGCGTGTACGTGACGCGTCGGCTCGTGAGTGACGGCGCGCGCTACTTCGGTCCGTACACCGACGTCGGCGCGATGCGGCGCGCGCTGAACGTGGTGAAGCGCATCTTCACCGTCCGGTCGTGCAACTACGACATGCCGCGCGAGATGCCCGAGCGCGCGTGCCTCGACTTCGCCATCAAGCGCTGCAAGGCGCCCTGCATCTTCAATCAGACGCAGGCCGACTACGCCGCGATGATCGACGAGGTGCTCGTCTTTCTCGAGGGCAAGACCGACGAGGTGGCGCGCCGCATCGGCGAGCGGATGCGGCAGGCGGCCGAGAACCTCGACTTCGAGCGCGCGGGCGAGCTGCGCGACGCGCTGCGCCACCTCGAGCGCATGCAGGAGCCGACGATCGTGCTCGAGATCGAGGGCGGCGACCGCGACGTGGTGGGCTACGCGCGCGACGGCGACGACGCCTGCGTGGCGGTGATGCGCATCCGCGGCGGCAAGCTGCTCGCGCGCGAGCACCGCTTCATGGAGAACATCGATGGCGACGACGACGGCGACGTGCTCGCCGCGTTCCTCGCCCGCGCGTACCTCGGCTCCGACGAGCGCGCGGACGAGCTGCTCGTGCCGTTCGACTTCACCGACCGCGAGGTGCTCGACCAGTCACTCGGCCACACGCGCGTGCACGTGCCGCAGCGCGGCTCCAAGCGCCAGCTGGTCGACCTCGCGCAGTCGAACGCGCGCCACCTGCTGGAAGAGCTCAAGCTCGCTGCGCTCGAGGCGGACGAGCGCGCCGCCGATCCGGTGTACGAGCTGCAGCGCGAGCTGGGGCTCAAGCGCGTGCCGCGGTCGCTCGTCTGCTTCGACATCTCGCATGCGCAGGGCACCGACACGGTCGCGTCGTGCGTCTGGTTCGAGAACGCGCGACCCAAGCGGGCCGAGTACCGCAAGTTCAAGGTGGAGTCGGTCGTCGGCATCGACGACTTCGCGTCGATGCGCGAGGTCGTGGGGCGCTACTTCCGTCGCCGGCTCGACGAGCAGAAGCCGGTGCCGGATCTCGTCGTCATCGATGGCGGCAAGGGGCAGCTCAACGCCGCCCGCGAGGCGCTCGAGGCGTTAGGCATGACCGAGCAGCCGCTCATCTCGCTCGCGAAGCGTGAGGAGGAGGTGTTCGTCCTCGGGCGCAGCGATCCGCTTCGCATCTCGCGCCGCTCGCCCGCGCTCCGCATGCTGCAGCAGGCGCGCGACGAGGCGCACCGCTTCGCCGTGACGTTCCAGCGCAAGCGCCGCGCGGTGCGCACCGTGACCTCCGCGCTCCTCACCATCCCCGGCGTCGGACCGGTGAAGCGCCGGCAGCTCCTGCAGGCGTTCGGCTCCATCCAGGGCGTGCGCGACGCGACGCCGGAGCAGATCGCCGAGCTCCCGGGTTGGACCGCGGCGTCCGCGCAGAAGCTGCTCGCGGCGCTCGAGGCGTCGTCCCCGACGCGGTCGACCGAGCCGTCGAGCGCCGCGCTGGGCGACCTCCCCGTCGAGGCGACCAGCGACGCGACGAACGACGGCTGACACCGAGGCGTCCCCCGGTTAGCCTTCTGGCCGACCTCGACCCCTCGACGCCGTGCCGACCTGGACTCTCTCCTGCTCCTCCTGCGACTACACGCAGCCGGGTGACGCACGCGCCGGCGTGTGCCCGAAGTGCGGTCAGCCCCTGCTCGCGCGATACGCGCCCGTCGCGCCGTGGACCACGTCACAGCGATGGGACCTCTGGCGCTACGAGAGCGTGCTGCCGCTCATGGAGGGCGAGACGCTCGTCTCGCTCGGCGAGGGGCTGACGCCGCTCGTCGAGGCGCCGGGGCTCGCGCGCCGCATCGGCGTGCGCCGGTTGTGGATCAAGGACGAGGCGCAGAACCCGACCGGCTCGTTCAAGGCCCGGGGCATGAGCGTGGCGGTCACGCGCGCCCGCGCGCTCGGCGCCACGGGCGTCGTCATCCCGACCGCCGGCAACGCCGGCGCCGCCATCGCCGCCTACGGTGCGGCCGCCGGGCTCCCGGTCCGCGTGTACGCGCCGCGCACCACGCCCGCGCCGATCCTCTCCATCATCCGCTCGCTCGGTGCCGACCTGCATCTCGTCGACGGCCACATCGGCGATGCCGGCAAGCTCTCGCGCGCGTTCGCCGCCGAGAGCGACTTCTTCGAGCTGAGCACCCTCCGCGAGCCATACCGCGTCGAGGGGATGAAGACCATGGGCTACGAGCTGGCCGAGCAGCTCGGCGGCCGCCTCCCCGACGCGCTCGTCTATCCCACCGGCGGCGGGGAGGGCACCGTGGGCATCTGGAAGGCGTTCGGCGAGATGCGCGACTGGGGATGGCTGCCGAACGACGTGCGCTTCCCGCAGATGATCGTCGCCCAGGCCACCGGCTGCGCGCCCATCGTCCGCGCGTTCGAGGCGCACGAGGACCGCGCGACCCCGTGGGAGAACCCCGCCACGCACGCCGCCGGCATCCGGGTCCCGGGCCCGCTCGGCGATCGCCTGCTGCTCCGACTCATCGGCGAGAGCGGCGGAAGCGCCGCGGCGGTCGACGAGGACGCCATCCGCGAGCACACCAAGACGCTGGCCGAGTCCACCGGCGTCGACGCCGCTCCGGAAGGTGGCGCTGCCCTCGCCGTGACTCGGCTCCTCGTCGACCAGGGACGACTCTCACGCGACGCGGAAGTCGTGGTGTTCAACACGGGAAGCGGCGCGTCCTATCGCGTCGACACGTGACCGGACCGACGCTCGCGATCCTCGATCCGTTCAGCGGCATCGCGGGCGACATGATGCTGGGCGCCCTCGTCGCCGTCGGCCTCGACGCCGACTGGCTGCGGGGGCTCCCGGACGCGCTGCGGCTCGCGGGCGTCCGCGTCCGTGTGCAGGAAGTGCTGCGCGGGGAGATCGTGTGCTGGAAGGTCGACTTCGACATCCCGGCGCAGCCCCACGGCCGCGGCGTGCGCGAGATCCACGACCTCCTGCAGGCGGCGACCGGCGTCCCCGGCGTGGTGCTGGCCCGCGCCGAGCAGGTGTTCCAGGTCATCGCCGAACGGGAAGGGGAGATCCACGGCGTCCCGCCCGAGGAGGTGCACCTGCACGAGGTCGGCGCGGTCGACGCGATCCTCGACATCGTCGGCGCCGTCTGGGGGTTCCACCTCCTCGGCGTCGATCGCGTCCACTGCGGTCCCATCCAGCTCGGCGACGGGTTCGTTCGCGCCGCCCACGGGATGCTGCCGGTACCGGCTCCGGCGACGCTCCGGATCCTGGAGGGTCTCGCGGTGCGACCCGGTCCGGACGGTTCGGGGGAACTCGTCACCCCGACCGGGGCCGCGCTCGTGAAGGTCCTGTCGTCCGGTCCGCCGCCACACGAGTACGTTCCCCGCCGCAGCGGCTTCGGCGCCGGCACGAAGGACTTCCCCGGCCGCGCGAACGCCCTCCGGCTGATCCTCGCGGAGCCTGCGGGACCGGTATACGACGTAGACCGGGAGCCGCTCGTCCTCCTCGCCGCCGACGTCGATGACGCGACCGGCGAGATGCTCGCCGCGGCGGCAGACGCGCTCCGCGAGGCCGGCGCGCTCGACGTCGTGCTGCTCCCCACGCTCATGAAGAAGGGGCGCCCGGGCTCCCGCATCGAGGCGCTCTCGCGGCCGGAGCACGCCGACCGGCTCGAGGCGCTCGTGCTCGAGCGCACGTCCACGATCGGCGTCCGGCGCTCCGAGGTGCTGCGGCGCGCCCTGCCGCGCGAGATCCTCACGGTGCAGGTGGACGGCCATCCGGTCCGCATCAAGGTCGTCCACACCCCCGACGGCGGCCGCCGCGCGAAGCCGGAATTCGACGACGTGTCGGCCGCGGCGCGCGCCCTGGGCCGGGATCCCCGGCTCGTCTCCGCCCAGGCGCTGGCCGCGCTGGACGCCGCAGACTAGCTGTCGAACGACGCACGGCAGTGCACGCTAAGTCACTGGCGTGCCTTGATTTCAACATCTGGACCTCGTAGACTGCGTGAGCCGCCGAGCGCGCGGCGTGGGGAGCCTGGGCGGAGCCGGTTCCCCTTCTTCATAGGCGGAGGGCAGCGCGTGGTTCGCGTCTCGAAGGTGGAAGCCGGCAGCATCGCCGAGGAGCTCGGGATCGTGCCGGGGACGCAGCTCCTGAGCGTCAACGGCCGTGAGCTCGCCGACTTCCTCGACTGGGAGTTCCTCGGCGCCGACGACGAGCTGGTCATCGAGGCGCGGCTCCCGGACGGCGAGGCGGTCGTCTACGAGGTCGAGCGCGAGCCGGGCGACCCGTTCGGCGTGGAGCTCGAGCCGCCCACCGTCCGCCGCTGCGCGAACCGCTGCGAGTTCTGCTTCATCGAGGGGCTGCCGAAGGGGCTCCGGAAGAACCTGTACGTCCGCGACGACGACTACCGACTGTCGTTCGCCTACGGGAACTTCGCCACGCTCTCGAACCTGAAGGACCGCGACATCGCGCGGATCGTCGAGTACCGCCTGTCGCCGCTCTATGTCTCGGTGCACGCCACGCCGTGGGAGGCGCGCAAGGTCCTCCTGAACAACCCGCGGGTGCCGAACGTCATCGACCAGCTCACGCGGCTGAAGGACGGCGGCATCCAGTACCACTGCCAGATGGTCGTGGTGCCCGGCCTGAACGACGGGGAGGTGCTCGAGGAGTCGTTCACCGATCTCTGGAACCTCGGCGACGCGGTGCTCTCGGTCGCCATCGTCCCGGTCGGCACGACGCAGTTCTCCCATCTCTACACCGGGAAGCCGATGGACGCGGAGAACGCGGGCCGGCTGCTCGACGCCGTCGAGCGGTGGGAGGCACGGGCGCTGGCCGAGCGCGGTGACCGCTGGGTGTTCGCGTCCGACGAGCTGTATCTGCTCGCCGGCCGTGATCTGCCGGGTGTCGAGCACTATGGCGACTTCGCCCAGATCGAGAACGGCGTCGGCTCCGTCACCGCGCTGCGCCAGCGCGTGGCGGACGGGATCGAGACCCTGCCGCGGCTCGACGGCAAGCGCATCGGCGTCGTGACGGGGCTTTCGATGGCGCCGCTCATGCCCGCGCTGCTCCAGCAGTTATCTGAGCGGACCGGCGCCCGGTTCGAGCTGATCGTCGCCGAGAACTCGCTGTTCGGCGTTACCGTGACCACCGCCGGTCTGCTCGTCGGCGCCGACATCCGCCGAGTCCTCGGCGGCCGCGCGGATCTCGACATGGCACTGATCCCGGCCGAGACGATCAACGACGCCGGGTTGTTCCTGGACGACGAGTCCTTCGTGGCCGTCCGCGAGTCGTTCTCGTTCCCGGTCTATCCCTCGTACGATTTCATCGACGTGCTCTCGCTCGAGGGCGAGCCGGCGATGCAGGCAGCCTGAGACTCATGGCAATTCCCGTCGTCGCCCTCGTGGGGCGGCCCAACGTCGGCAAGTCGGCGCTCTTCAACCGCATCCTCGGCGCGCACACCGCCATCGTCAGCGACGAGGCCGGGACCACGCGCGACCGCCATTTCGGGCGCGCCGAGTGGAACGGCAAGGCGTTCTGGCTCGTCGACACCGGCGGCATCGTCGAGGACTCGCCGGTCCCGATGGACGTCGAGATCCGCAAGCAGGTCGTCCAGGCGATCGGCGAGGCGGACCTCGTCGTGTTCGTCGTCGACGCGAAGGTGGGCGCGCATCCGAGCGATGCCCGCGTCGTCGACCTGCTGCGCGACGCCGGCAAGCCGTGGCTCCTCGTCGCCAACAAGGTCGACAACCCGCAGAGCACCGACTTCTACGAGATGTACCGCCTCGGCGCCGGCGACCCGATCCCGGTGTCCGCGGCGAACGGCACCGGCTCGGGCGACCTGCTCGACGAGATCACCGACCGGCTGCCCGAGCAGAACGACGAGCTGCCGACGGCGCTCCGCGTCGCCGTCGTGGGACGGCCCAACGTCGGCAAGTCGTCGTTCGTGAACCGCCTCCTCGGCGAGGAGCGACTGGTCGTCTCCGACATCGCGGGCACCACGCGCGACTCGATCGACACGCCGACGCGCTACCACGGACGCGACCTCGTGTTCGTCGACACGGCGGGTCTGCGGCGGCAGTCGAAGGTCGAGGACGGCGTCGAGTTCTACTCCGGGCTCCGCACGCGCCGCGCGATCGAGAGCTCGGACATCTGCGTGCTCATGGTCGACGCGACGCTCGGCGTCGAGAACCAGGACCTCAAGATCGCGACGCTCGCCTGGGAGCAGGGGCGGTCGCTGATCCTGGTCGTCAACAAGTGGGACCTGAAGGAGAAGGACGGCAAGACCGCCGACAAGTTCAAGAAGGACCTCGTCGAGAAGGTGCCGTACTTCGAGTGGGTGCCCATCCTGTACACGTCGGCCGTCACCGGCCAGCGCGTGCACAAGGTGCTCGACGTGATCCTCGAGGTGGAGCAGGAGCGCAACAAGCGCATCCCGACGTCGCAGATCAACGAGGCGCTCGAGGAGATGGTGCAGCGCCGGCAGCCGCCGCAGGCCGCGGGCAACGAGGTGCGGCTGATCTACGCCACGCAGGTGGAGACCGCGCCGCCGTCGATCGCGGTGTTCGGCAACCATCCGGAGCTCGTCGCGGAGCACTACATCCGCTACCTGCACAACGGCTTCCGCGAGCGGTACGGCTTCGTCGGCAACCCGCTGCGCATCCTGATGCGCCACAAGAGCGCGCCCGCGAGCGACCACCGTCGCGTACGGGCATGACCGACGCCGCGCTGCTCGCCGCCGGCCTCGCCGCGTCGTACGCGGCCGGCTCGATCCCCACCGCCTATCTCGCGGGGAAGGCGAAAGGCGTGGACCTCAGGAAGCACGGCTCGGGCAACCTCGGCGCCACGAACGCGTGGCGGGTGCTCGGCTGGCGCGTCGGGCTGGCCGTATACGCCGTAGATACGCTGAAGGGCTTTCTTCCCGTGTTTCTCCTCCCGCGGCCCGTGGCGCACGCGGAGCTGGCGGCGATCGCGTACGGCGTCGCGGCCATCGTCGGCCACGTGCGACCGGTCTTCCTCGGCTTCCAGAAGGGAGGGAAGGGCGTCGCGACGGCGGGCGGGGTGTTCCTCGCGCTCGCTCCCCTGCCGTTCGTCATCGCGCTCGGCGTGTTCCTCGGCGTCTTTCTCGCCACCGGCTACGTCTCCGCCGGATCGCTCTCGGCCGCCGTCGCGCTGCCGTTCGCGCTGTTCGTGTACGTCGGACGACCGAGTCCCACGGTCATCCTCGCGCTGCTCGTCGCCCTGTTCGTCTTCTGGACGCACCGCGCGAACATCGGCCGTCTGCGGCGCGGGGAGGAGAGCCGGTTCCGCATCGGCCGCCGCGCGACGTCGGAGGGCACGCCGCGGTGACGGCGCCCGACGGCACGAAGCGGTGCGCCGTCGTCGGCGGCGGCGCGTGGGGCACCGCGCTCGCCGATCTGCTCGCGCGCAACGGTCACGACACCGTGCTGTGGGCGCGCGAGGAAGACGTCGTCGATTCCATCAACGCGCGCCACGAGAACGCCCGCTTCCTCGCGCGCTTCCCGCTCGCGCCGTCGCTGCGCGCCACGCACCAGATGCGCGCGGCCGTCGCCGACCGCGACCTCGTGATCTTCGCGCCGCCGTCGCACGTGCTGCGCGACGTCGCGTCCCAGTGCGCCGACGCCGTGGCGCGCGGCGCGACGCTGGCCGTGGCGAGCAAGGGCGTCGAGCGCGAGACCCTGAAGCTGATGACCGACGTCGTGGCCGACTGCGTCCCCGGCCGACCGGTCGTCGCGATCTCGGGTCCGAGCTTCGCCTCCGAGGTCGCGTCGCGCCAGCCGACGGCCATCGTCGCCGCGTCCGACGATCGCGAGGCGGCGCATCTCACGCAGCGCGCGCTCAGCTCCACGGAGTTCCGCGTCTACACGCACGACGACGTGATCGGCGTCGAGCTGGGAGGCGCGCTGAAGAACGTCATGGCGCTCGCCACCGGCATCCTCGAGGGGCTCGGGCTCGGCTTCAACTCGCGCGCCGCGCTCATCACGCGCGGCCTCGCGGAGATGACGCGGCTCGGCGTCGCGATCGGTGCGCAGCCGGCCACGTTCGCCGGTCTCGCGGGACTGGGCGATCTCGTGCTGACGTGCACCGGTGCGCTCAGTCGCAACCGCTCGCTCGGCGAGGAGATCGGCCGCGGCAAGCCGCTCGACGAGGCGCTCTCCGGCCGCGAGACCGTGGCGGAGGGCGTGCTCAACACGCAGAGCGCGCGCGCGCTCGCCGAGCGCGCCGACGTCGAGATGCCGATCGTGAACGCGGTGCACTGCATCCTGTTCGAGGGCACGCCCGTGAAGCAGGCGGTGAGCGACCTCATGTCCCGCGAGCTCCGCGCGGAGCAGGACGACTGAGCCATGACGAGACCGCGCGACCCCGACGACGTGCAGACGGCCGCTCGCGCCGCGACGCCGCGTCGCGCCATGCGCGCCATCGACGAGGCGGTGCAGGAGTACTTCTCCATCGGCGAGGTCTGTCAGCTCACCGACCTCAAGCCGCACGTGCTGCGGTACTGGGAGAGCCAGTTCCGCATCCTGAATCCGGCGAAGAACCGGTCGGGCAATCGCGTCTACGCGCGACGCGAGGTGGAGCTCGTGCTGCTCGTGAAGCACCTGCTCTACACCGAGAAGTTCACCATCGACGGCGCGCGTCAGCGGCTCGAGCAGCACCGCCGCACCGGCGAGCTGCGCACCGCGGCGCGGTCGGCGCTCGCCGTGGAGACGATCGCGCTGCTCGAGCGCGAGCTGCGTGACATCGCGGGCGTGCTGGATGGACGCGTCCCACCGGGCACGCGGACCGACGACCCGTCGCACTTCGCGACGAGTGCGGAGCCCGAGCCACTCGCGCTCGACGC
This DNA window, taken from Gemmatirosa kalamazoonensis, encodes the following:
- the murJ gene encoding murein biosynthesis integral membrane protein MurJ, yielding MTTATAAAGDEHPERGQPTSGGVAARRRPLAARGGAAAMLVALGIFLSRIFGLVRSRVMARYLGTSDAADAFTSALRIPNFLQNLFGEGVLSASFIPVYAKLLAEGDEDEADRVAGAVFGLLAATVALLVAAGVLATPFFVETVAAGFSGAKRDLTVRLVRILFPGTGLLVLGAWCLGILNSHRKFFISYAAPVVWNVAIIAGLVVGGRAHVPQDRLVVQVAWWTVAGCVLQFAVQLPVALRALRHFAPSLDTTSAHVREVVRNFLPVFLGRGAVQISGYVDLNFASQLGSGAQAALGYAQNIYLLPVSLFGMSISAAELPAMSGALGTSDEVHASLRRRLIAGLRRIAFFVVPSAMAFLALGDVIAAVLFQTGAFKRDNSVFVWAILAGSAVGLLASTLARLYSSTFYALKDTRTPLRFALVRIALTIALGWLFAFPLPRLLGLAPRWGTAGLTASAGIAGWVEFVLLRSRLNRRIGDTGVPAKLSGGLWLAAALGAACAWGVKLYLGLGRPLVNGAIILAMYGVVYLLATYVTDVPEAHDMVSKVTRRVGRPKPVAPTPPA
- the uvrC gene encoding excinuclease ABC subunit UvrC; translation: MISPPDDVAAKLQHLPDSPGVYLWKDADGTVLYVGKAKRLRSRVRSYFATDHVESPKTRALVRNVRDLETIVVPTEAHALILEANLIKEYKPRFNIALRDDKSYPYIKVTVNEPFPRVYVTRRLVSDGARYFGPYTDVGAMRRALNVVKRIFTVRSCNYDMPREMPERACLDFAIKRCKAPCIFNQTQADYAAMIDEVLVFLEGKTDEVARRIGERMRQAAENLDFERAGELRDALRHLERMQEPTIVLEIEGGDRDVVGYARDGDDACVAVMRIRGGKLLAREHRFMENIDGDDDGDVLAAFLARAYLGSDERADELLVPFDFTDREVLDQSLGHTRVHVPQRGSKRQLVDLAQSNARHLLEELKLAALEADERAADPVYELQRELGLKRVPRSLVCFDISHAQGTDTVASCVWFENARPKRAEYRKFKVESVVGIDDFASMREVVGRYFRRRLDEQKPVPDLVVIDGGKGQLNAAREALEALGMTEQPLISLAKREEEVFVLGRSDPLRISRRSPALRMLQQARDEAHRFAVTFQRKRRAVRTVTSALLTIPGVGPVKRRQLLQAFGSIQGVRDATPEQIAELPGWTAASAQKLLAALEASSPTRSTEPSSAALGDLPVEATSDATNDG
- a CDS encoding threonine synthase gives rise to the protein MPTWTLSCSSCDYTQPGDARAGVCPKCGQPLLARYAPVAPWTTSQRWDLWRYESVLPLMEGETLVSLGEGLTPLVEAPGLARRIGVRRLWIKDEAQNPTGSFKARGMSVAVTRARALGATGVVIPTAGNAGAAIAAYGAAAGLPVRVYAPRTTPAPILSIIRSLGADLHLVDGHIGDAGKLSRAFAAESDFFELSTLREPYRVEGMKTMGYELAEQLGGRLPDALVYPTGGGEGTVGIWKAFGEMRDWGWLPNDVRFPQMIVAQATGCAPIVRAFEAHEDRATPWENPATHAAGIRVPGPLGDRLLLRLIGESGGSAAAVDEDAIREHTKTLAESTGVDAAPEGGAALAVTRLLVDQGRLSRDAEVVVFNTGSGASYRVDT
- the larC gene encoding nickel pincer cofactor biosynthesis protein LarC produces the protein MTGPTLAILDPFSGIAGDMMLGALVAVGLDADWLRGLPDALRLAGVRVRVQEVLRGEIVCWKVDFDIPAQPHGRGVREIHDLLQAATGVPGVVLARAEQVFQVIAEREGEIHGVPPEEVHLHEVGAVDAILDIVGAVWGFHLLGVDRVHCGPIQLGDGFVRAAHGMLPVPAPATLRILEGLAVRPGPDGSGELVTPTGAALVKVLSSGPPPHEYVPRRSGFGAGTKDFPGRANALRLILAEPAGPVYDVDREPLVLLAADVDDATGEMLAAAADALREAGALDVVLLPTLMKKGRPGSRIEALSRPEHADRLEALVLERTSTIGVRRSEVLRRALPREILTVQVDGHPVRIKVVHTPDGGRRAKPEFDDVSAAARALGRDPRLVSAQALAALDAAD
- a CDS encoding DUF512 domain-containing protein; the protein is MVRVSKVEAGSIAEELGIVPGTQLLSVNGRELADFLDWEFLGADDELVIEARLPDGEAVVYEVEREPGDPFGVELEPPTVRRCANRCEFCFIEGLPKGLRKNLYVRDDDYRLSFAYGNFATLSNLKDRDIARIVEYRLSPLYVSVHATPWEARKVLLNNPRVPNVIDQLTRLKDGGIQYHCQMVVVPGLNDGEVLEESFTDLWNLGDAVLSVAIVPVGTTQFSHLYTGKPMDAENAGRLLDAVERWEARALAERGDRWVFASDELYLLAGRDLPGVEHYGDFAQIENGVGSVTALRQRVADGIETLPRLDGKRIGVVTGLSMAPLMPALLQQLSERTGARFELIVAENSLFGVTVTTAGLLVGADIRRVLGGRADLDMALIPAETINDAGLFLDDESFVAVRESFSFPVYPSYDFIDVLSLEGEPAMQAA
- the der gene encoding ribosome biogenesis GTPase Der, whose product is MAIPVVALVGRPNVGKSALFNRILGAHTAIVSDEAGTTRDRHFGRAEWNGKAFWLVDTGGIVEDSPVPMDVEIRKQVVQAIGEADLVVFVVDAKVGAHPSDARVVDLLRDAGKPWLLVANKVDNPQSTDFYEMYRLGAGDPIPVSAANGTGSGDLLDEITDRLPEQNDELPTALRVAVVGRPNVGKSSFVNRLLGEERLVVSDIAGTTRDSIDTPTRYHGRDLVFVDTAGLRRQSKVEDGVEFYSGLRTRRAIESSDICVLMVDATLGVENQDLKIATLAWEQGRSLILVVNKWDLKEKDGKTADKFKKDLVEKVPYFEWVPILYTSAVTGQRVHKVLDVILEVEQERNKRIPTSQINEALEEMVQRRQPPQAAGNEVRLIYATQVETAPPSIAVFGNHPELVAEHYIRYLHNGFRERYGFVGNPLRILMRHKSAPASDHRRVRA
- the plsY gene encoding glycerol-3-phosphate 1-O-acyltransferase PlsY; this translates as MTDAALLAAGLAASYAAGSIPTAYLAGKAKGVDLRKHGSGNLGATNAWRVLGWRVGLAVYAVDTLKGFLPVFLLPRPVAHAELAAIAYGVAAIVGHVRPVFLGFQKGGKGVATAGGVFLALAPLPFVIALGVFLGVFLATGYVSAGSLSAAVALPFALFVYVGRPSPTVILALLVALFVFWTHRANIGRLRRGEESRFRIGRRATSEGTPR
- a CDS encoding NAD(P)H-dependent glycerol-3-phosphate dehydrogenase; this encodes MTAPDGTKRCAVVGGGAWGTALADLLARNGHDTVLWAREEDVVDSINARHENARFLARFPLAPSLRATHQMRAAVADRDLVIFAPPSHVLRDVASQCADAVARGATLAVASKGVERETLKLMTDVVADCVPGRPVVAISGPSFASEVASRQPTAIVAASDDREAAHLTQRALSSTEFRVYTHDDVIGVELGGALKNVMALATGILEGLGLGFNSRAALITRGLAEMTRLGVAIGAQPATFAGLAGLGDLVLTCTGALSRNRSLGEEIGRGKPLDEALSGRETVAEGVLNTQSARALAERADVEMPIVNAVHCILFEGTPVKQAVSDLMSRELRAEQDD
- a CDS encoding MerR family transcriptional regulator; this encodes MTRPRDPDDVQTAARAATPRRAMRAIDEAVQEYFSIGEVCQLTDLKPHVLRYWESQFRILNPAKNRSGNRVYARREVELVLLVKHLLYTEKFTIDGARQRLEQHRRTGELRTAARSALAVETIALLERELRDIAGVLDGRVPPGTRTDDPSHFATSAEPEPLALDARPADALRTQDEAEE